A stretch of DNA from Flavobacteriaceae bacterium MAR_2009_75:
TCGCTTTTCAAATATTTTGAGCGATAAGATTGAAAGTGTTTATAAATCGTTCGGAGCAGAAGATAAAATCTATTCGTTGAGAAATCCTGGTCAGGCGATTTCTTTAAGTTACAGTGTTAATTTCTAGATTCGGCTCTGAATCAAGATATTAAAACCCCGCAAATGCGGGGTTTTTTACTATATGACCATAAAACCCTACCGTTCATACATGCGCCGTAACGAACGAAACAAAGATTTAGTATATTTGTGGTACATTATTTGTTCAACCAACTGCATGAAGCACTTTTACTTAATTGTAACATTTTTATTTATCTCCTTCAGTTATGGGCAAACAGACCGTAATAATGGGGATATCGATGGGTTTAAACTCTACCCTAACCCGGTTACAGAAGGTAAAATTTATATCAGCACTACTAAAAATGCCGTTAAACGAATTGCCATTTACGATGTTTTGGGTACTCAAGTGTTAGAAACTGAATTAAACGGAAAAGAACTTTTTCTAGGCGATTTAGATGCCGGCGTATATGTTTTAAGGGTTTACGAACT
This window harbors:
- a CDS encoding putative secreted protein (Por secretion system target) yields the protein MRRNERNKDLVYLWYIICSTNCMKHFYLIVTFLFISFSYGQTDRNNGDIDGFKLYPNPVTEGKIYISTTKNAVKRIAIYDVLGTQVLETELNGKELFLGDLDAGVYVLRVYELNKVATRKLIVK